The following are from one region of the Salminus brasiliensis chromosome 14, fSalBra1.hap2, whole genome shotgun sequence genome:
- the idh3g gene encoding isocitrate dehydrogenase [NAD] subunit gamma, mitochondrial — protein sequence MATSRALLSLSKPLQLVRGGRLESAAKVFGAAAQSRRDKSTYTGQIIPPPARYGGRHTVTLIPGDGIGPELLNHVRELFRFSCVPVDFEVVNVNSSLTDEDDISNAITAIRRNGVALKGNIETNHILPPSHKSRNNLLRTGLDLYANVMHCQSLPGVQTRHKNIDIVIIRENTEGEYSSLEHESVPGVVESLKIITRNNSLRIADYAFRLAREKGRRRVTAVHKANIMKLADGLFLQCCKEVASGYPDITFDSMIVDNTTMQLVSKPHQFDVMVMPNLYGNVVSNVCAGLVGGPGLVPGANYGKDYAVFETATRNTGKSIAGRNIANPTAMLLASCLMLDHLRLHEYASMIRSAIFTTMNETQLHTADIGGQGTTSDVVQSIMRNIQSGGPLTTEL from the exons ATGGCGACGTCCAGAGCGCTGCTGTCTCTCTCCAAACCCCTTCAGCTCGTGCGGGGTGGACGGCTGGAAAGTGCGGCGAAG GTTTTTGGAGCTGCAGCCCAGAGTCGAAGAGATAAATCTACATACACT GGACAAATTATA CCTCCCCCTGCCAGGTATGGTGGCAGACACACAGTCACACTTATTCCAGGGGATGGGATTGGCCCAGAGCTGCTCAACCATGTCCGTGAACTCTTCAG GTTCAGCTGTGTTCCTGTTGACTTTGAGGTGGTAAATGTCAACTCTTCCTTAACTGATGAGGATGACATCAGCAATGCCATCACAGCCATTCGGCGTAATGGAGTTGCCCTCAAGG GTAACATTGAGACAAACCATATACTGCCCCCTTCACACAAGTCAAGAAACAATCTTCTCCG CACTGGCCTAGACCTGTATGCCAATGTAATGCACTGCCAGTCTCTTCCTGGGGTGCAGACACGCCACAAGAACATTGACATTGTCATCATTAGAGAGAACACAGAGGGCGAGTACAGCAGTCTGGAGCATGAG AGCGTACCTGGTGTGGTGGAATCTCTGAAAATCATCACACGGAACAACTCTCTGCGTATTGCCGACTATGCCTTCAGGCTGGCCAGAGAAAAGGGGCGACGCAGGGTCACAGCCGTGCACAAGGCCAACATCAT GAAGCTGGCTGATGGGCTCTTTCTCCAGTGCTGTAAGGAGGTGGCCTCCGGATACCCCGACATTACCTTTGACAGCATGATTGTAGATAACACCACCATGCAA CTCGTTTccaagccccaccagtttgatGTCATGGTGATGCCCAATCTCTATGGCAACGTAGTCAGCAACGTGTGTGCCGGTCTGGTGGGAGGACCTGGCTTGGTACCTGGAGCCAACTACGGCAAAGATTATGCAGTATTTGAAACG GCTACTAGGAACACTGGGAAGAGTATTGCTGGCCGAAACATTGCCAACCCCACTGCAATGCTACTGGCCAGTTGTCTCATGTTGGACCACCTCAG ACTTCATGAATATGCCAGTATGATCCGCAGTGCCATCTTTACTACTATGAACGAGACTCAG TTGCATACAGCGGACATTGGGGGGCAGGGTACTACTTCTGATGTTGTACAGTCCATCATGAGGAACATCCAGAGTGGCGGACCTCTCACCACAGAGCTGTGA